AGTAGAACTTTTAACAGGAATTTTGTTTTTTCTAATCTACAAAAAGTTTGGTATGTCTATTTCTACCTTAATTTATGCTTTTCTGACTTTATGTCTTATTATTGTAAGTTTCATTGATATTGATACTTTTCTTATTTCTGATGTAATAGTAATTCCCGGTATTTTAATCGGACTTTTAATTTCTTTTTTATTCCCCCAGATTCATGATATGGAAAAAATAAAAGGATTTATATATTCTCTTGAAGGAACTATTTTAGGTGGTGGGATTTTAATTTTTCTGGCTCTTGTAGGAAAACTGCTTTTTAAAAAAGATGCTATGGGTGGTGGAGATGTAAAATTACTTGGAATGATAGGTTCTTTTCTTGGATGGAAATCAGTTTTTTTAACATTATTTTTTGGTTCACTTTTTGGAACTTTAATAAGTTTAACATTAATCCTACTGGGAAAAAGAAAAATTGATGATTATGTTCCTTTTGGACCTTATCTTGCTCTTGGAGCATTAATATCTATTTTTTTTAAGGGGAATTATTTTATGGGTATTATTTTGATAAATTAAAATATGAGCATTTCAGCATTAGAAATTGTTAAAGAGTTTTTTATAATTAATAATTTTTATGTAATATCAAAAGATGGATTTTTGATTGTAAAAAATCCAGAAGAAACAGGTAAAGAAATTGAGAATTTTGTAATAGAAAAAGAAAAAATTTTCTTCATAAATGAAGGTATAATAAAGGTTTTATCATGGCACACTTTAAAATTCACTCCTTCAGTAATCAAAAAATTTTCTGCAGAAATTTTTGAAATAACAGAAGAAAAATTTTATAGAGAAGTAAAAAATTTTTTAGGAAAAGAAAAATTTAAAAAAATTCTTGTTATACCTGGATTACCTTCAACAAAAAATTTAAGAGAAGAATCTATAAAAATAATGAAAGAAAATGGTATAGACCATGTAATTTTTTTTAATACAATTATATCTGGATTAATTGATAAAATTGATGAAAGAAAAGTGTATCAATCCCATACACTTGAAATTATCCGAATTCTCAAATTCTATAAGTTTTTTTATAAAAAAAATCTTGATGCTTTTCTATTTGACGAAAAATGAAAATCAGTTTGAACTCACCTGTAAATCAGATTAAAGGAATAGGGAAACAAAAAGAAATAATTTTTGAAAAACTTGGAATTAAAAAAGTAGAAGATATTCTTTTTTATTTTCCACGAAAATATATAAACTTAAAAAAAATAACAAAAATAAAGAATTTGAAAGAGGATGAAATTTATACTGTAAAAGCAACTGTTCTTGCAAAAGAAGAAAAGAGAATATATGGAAAAACAAATTATTTGAAAATTGCAGTTACAGATGGAACAGGAATTTTATATATCATTTTTTTCAATCAGATATATTTAAAAAACATCTTTCAAAATGGAAAGAATTTTATCTTTTATGGAAAAGTAGAATATTTTAATAAAGAATTTGAAATGATAAATCCATTTTATGAAGAATATGATGGAAGGAAAATTAACTGGATTTTACCAGTTTATCCATTAACAAAAGGCATAACACAAAAATATATGAGAAAAATTATAAAATGGGTTTTGAACAATATTAATGAATTTCCTGAGGAAATTTTACCTCTTGAAAGGCGACTCTTGTTCGGTATTTCAAATATTAAACATGCTCTTTTAAACATTCATTTCCCAATTTCTGAAATAAATTTAGAAAAAGCAAGAAATTATTTAATCTTCCGAGAATTCTTTATTTTCCAATTAAATTTACTCTGGAAAAAGAACTTTGAACAAAAAACAGAAGAAAGGATAAATATTGAATTAAATCTTATTGAGGAATTTGAAAAATACATACCTTTCAAACTTACAAAAAACCAAAAAGAGATAATGGAAGAAATAATTGATGATATAAAGAAAGGGAAACTCATAAGAAGATTAATATATGGAGAAGTTGGCTCAGGTAAAACTACAATAGCAATTTTTACATTATGGATATTTGCGAAAATAGGTTTTCAGGGTGTTTTTCTCTGTCCAACTGAAATACTTGCTCAACAACATTACATAAACTGGAATGGTTTCTTTCTAAATCAGAATATTTCAGTTTCTCTTCTAACAGGAAGTTTAAAAGAAAAGGAAAAAGAAAAAATTAGAGAAGAAATAGAGACAGGAAAGATAAATGTTATAATTGGAACTCATGCAGTTTTAAGTGAAAAAATAAATTTTAAAAATCTTAAAGTTGTAGTAGTTGATGAACAACATAAATTCGGTGTAAAACAGCAGGAAGTTTTAAAAGAAAAAAGTGAGAATATTCACTACATTTCAATGAGTGCTACACCAATTCCAAGAACAGTTGCTTTAACACTTTATGGAAATATGGATTTTTCCATTCTTGGAGAAATACCAAAAGGGAAAAGACAGGTTATAACTTATCTATTTTCAAAAAAGGACAGAGAAAAGATTTATTCTTTCATTAAGTTTCAGGTATCACAAAATAAAATTGGATTTGTTGTAACTCCTGCA
This region of bacterium genomic DNA includes:
- a CDS encoding prepilin peptidase gives rise to the protein MGLIIFILGLIFGSFANVCIYRLPKGKSIISPGSFCPNCNNSIKWYDNIPVISYIFLKGKCRYCKKTISPRYLIVELLTGILFFLIYKKFGMSISTLIYAFLTLCLIIVSFIDIDTFLISDVIVIPGILIGLLISFLFPQIHDMEKIKGFIYSLEGTILGGGILIFLALVGKLLFKKDAMGGGDVKLLGMIGSFLGWKSVFLTLFFGSLFGTLISLTLILLGKRKIDDYVPFGPYLALGALISIFFKGNYFMGIILIN
- the recG gene encoding ATP-dependent DNA helicase RecG, which produces MKISLNSPVNQIKGIGKQKEIIFEKLGIKKVEDILFYFPRKYINLKKITKIKNLKEDEIYTVKATVLAKEEKRIYGKTNYLKIAVTDGTGILYIIFFNQIYLKNIFQNGKNFIFYGKVEYFNKEFEMINPFYEEYDGRKINWILPVYPLTKGITQKYMRKIIKWVLNNINEFPEEILPLERRLLFGISNIKHALLNIHFPISEINLEKARNYLIFREFFIFQLNLLWKKNFEQKTEERINIELNLIEEFEKYIPFKLTKNQKEIMEEIIDDIKKGKLIRRLIYGEVGSGKTTIAIFTLWIFAKIGFQGVFLCPTEILAQQHYINWNGFFLNQNISVSLLTGSLKEKEKEKIREEIETGKINVIIGTHAVLSEKINFKNLKVVVVDEQHKFGVKQQEVLKEKSENIHYISMSATPIPRTVALTLYGNMDFSILGEIPKGKRQVITYLFSKKDREKIYSFIKFQVSQNKIGFVVTPAIKENENVESAEEKYIEICENLPEVKSGLLHGKIEKKKQEEILEKFKNKEIKLLVTTTIIESGIDIPSASFIIIEQAERFGLAQLHQLRGRVGRSGEVGYCFLIVYNDDEEINMKLSHFIEKETGFDIAELDFNLRGPGDILGTRQHGILPLKIGDIEKDIEILKLARKEVERVLKIDPYLEKMHHLKRLIE